A genome region from Streptomyces xanthophaeus includes the following:
- a CDS encoding ankyrin repeat domain-containing protein, translating to MSEHAAEGSGSQDVPDEDVIELATKIFDLARQGETATLTAYLDAGVPANLTNDRGDTLVMLAAYHGHADAVSALLARGAEADRANDRGQTPLAGAVFKGEEAVIRALLAGGADPKAGTPSAVDTARMFAKADLLELFGAE from the coding sequence ATGAGCGAGCACGCAGCCGAGGGCTCCGGTTCCCAGGACGTCCCCGACGAGGACGTCATCGAACTGGCCACCAAGATCTTCGACCTCGCCCGCCAGGGTGAGACCGCGACGCTCACCGCCTACCTGGACGCCGGGGTTCCGGCGAACCTCACCAACGACCGCGGGGACACCCTGGTCATGCTCGCCGCCTACCACGGTCACGCCGACGCCGTGTCGGCCCTGCTGGCCCGCGGCGCCGAGGCCGACCGCGCCAACGACCGCGGCCAGACCCCGCTCGCCGGCGCGGTCTTCAAGGGCGAGGAGGCCGTCATCCGTGCGCTGCTCGCGGGCGGGGCCGATCCGAAGGCCGGAACCCCCTCGGCCGTGGACACGGCGCGCATGTTCGCCAAGGCCGACCTGCTGGAACTTTTCGGAGCCGAGTAG